The nucleotide window GCAGGTGGCCAACGGCGTGGCGGTGCGCATGGCGGTGCTCTACCTGTTGCTCACGGGAGAGGGGCGACGATGAGCGGCTATGCGGGAGCCGGGCCGCGAGAAATTTTGCCCGGCCTGATCCATTGGTCGGTCGGATGGCAACGGTATTCGCTGGAGTCCTACGCCATCGAGCAGCCGTCTGGATGCGTGCTGATCGATCCCAGCGACTACCCGCCGCGCGCCATCGGCGCCATCGAGCGCCACGGGGTGAGCCACATCCTCATCACCAACCACTTTCACGAGCGGGCGGCGGCGATGCTGCGCGGACGGTTTGGCGCCGAGGTCTGGGCGCCCGAGGGAGACATCGGCGAGCTTGAGTCCATCGCCCCAGATCACGTCTACGGCGCGGACACCGAGCTTCCCGCCGGGCTGCAGGCGATCGCGCTCGGCACGATTACCGAAGGCGAGCACGCGCTGCTGTGGCCCGAGAATCGCGGCGTGCTCTTCGTCGGCGACGCGCTGGGGACCACGAGCTACTGGACGCACAACGAAGGCCAGGTTGGCGCGCACCCACGGGCGCGGCCGCCGCACGCGCTCCGCGGCCTGCTGGAGCTGCCGTTCACGTCGCTGACGGTGGGACACGGTGAGCCAATTCTCGACGTGGCCAAGGAGGCCCTGCGCCGCTATCTGAGCGAGGCCCTGGATGGCTGAGAACACGCCGCTGGTCATTCGCGGGGGCCGGATCATCGATCCCGCGAACGAGGTCGATCGGGTCGGCGACCTCCTCATCGACGATGGCCGGCTGGCGAGCGTCGGTGAGGTCGGCGCCCAGTTGCCGCTGGGCGCGCCGCGCGTCATCGACGCCGCGGGCCGGGTGGTCGCCCCCGGATTCGTCGACGTGCACGCACACCTGCGGACGCCGGGGTTCGAGTACAAGGAGGACATCGCCAGCGGCACCGCCGCCGCGGCGGCCGGCGGCTTCACCACGGTGTGCGCCATGCCCAACACCGATCCTGTGCTCGACTCGCGGAGCGTGATCGAGGGCTTGCAGGAGCAGATCGAGCGACACGCCGTCGTGCGAGTGCTGCCGCTGGCGGCGATCACCTGCGGCCAGAACGGTCGCCAGCTGGTCGAGATGGTGGACCTGGCCGAGGCCGGCGTGGTCGGGTTCACCGACGACGGCCGGCCGCTGGCCGACACCGCGCTGATGCGGCACGCCTTGGAATACGCGCGTCCGCTGGGCCTCCCCGTCTCCAACCACTGCGAAGACCCGGCCCTGACCGCCGGCACCACCATGCATGAGGGCGTCGTGAGCGCGCGGCTCGGGCTGCCGGGCACCCCGCGGCAGGCCGAGGAGATCATGCTCGGGCGCGATCTGTTGCTCGCGGAGCTGACCAGCGGGCGCTACCACTGCCTGCACGTGACCTCCGGCGGTTCCGTCGACCTGATTCGGCAAGCCAAGGCGCGCGGGGCCAACGTGACCGCGGAGGTCACGCCGCACCACCTGACGTTGACCTGCGACCTGGTGGCCGGCCGGGACGATCCGGTGAGCGCGATCCTGCCGCCGTATGACGGCAACACGAAGGTCGCGCCGCCGCTCCGCGAGCGGGCCGACACCGAGCGCCTGCTCGAAGCGCTGCGCGACGGCACCATCGACTGCATCGCCACCGACCACGCGCCGCACGCGGTGCACGAGAAGGACAT belongs to Chloroflexota bacterium and includes:
- a CDS encoding dihydroorotase, with amino-acid sequence MAENTPLVIRGGRIIDPANEVDRVGDLLIDDGRLASVGEVGAQLPLGAPRVIDAAGRVVAPGFVDVHAHLRTPGFEYKEDIASGTAAAAAGGFTTVCAMPNTDPVLDSRSVIEGLQEQIERHAVVRVLPLAAITCGQNGRQLVEMVDLAEAGVVGFTDDGRPLADTALMRHALEYARPLGLPVSNHCEDPALTAGTTMHEGVVSARLGLPGTPRQAEEIMLGRDLLLAELTSGRYHCLHVTSGGSVDLIRQAKARGANVTAEVTPHHLTLTCDLVAGRDDPVSAILPPYDGNTKVAPPLRERADTERLLEALRDGTIDCIATDHAPHAVHEKDIEYADAAVGFSVFETALQSVLSLVHAGQLDLVFAIRMLTSAPARVYGLPGGTLTPGAPADVVIFDPDEETVIDPSAFRSKGRNTPLAGLPMQGVVQQTIVGGSVVYDRAASAPELIHAG